One window from the genome of Bacillus carboniphilus encodes:
- a CDS encoding amidohydrolase: protein MLAITNATGFKGDGTKLENVTILVKEGKITEVGPQVAVPEGYEVVDAKGKIITPGLIDVHTHLGVHEEGVGSEGRDFNETSSASTPQIRALDGINPEESGFDDARRFGVTTVQIMPGSANVIGGEMLVLKTVGHIVDEMVVREPSGLKAALGENPKRVHGPKGRLAVTRMGVAAEMREKFIKAQNYMKKLEKNEDTERDLGLENIVKVLKREIPLRVHAHRADDILTILRLKKEFGFDLTIEHCTEGHHIADYIAKFEDVRVSVGPTMSSRSKVELADKGWHTLGALAAAGVPFSITTDHPVVGIEHLMTSVILAVKNGISEDLALQAVTLNAARHLGIEDRVGTIEVGKDADFAIWNGDPFDLRNRVVKTFVNGAEVYAEY from the coding sequence ATGTTAGCTATAACAAACGCAACCGGTTTTAAAGGGGATGGAACGAAGCTTGAAAATGTAACCATTCTCGTGAAGGAAGGAAAAATTACTGAAGTTGGGCCCCAAGTTGCGGTGCCTGAAGGGTATGAAGTGGTTGATGCCAAGGGTAAAATCATTACGCCTGGTTTGATTGATGTACATACACATTTAGGGGTTCATGAAGAAGGCGTGGGTTCTGAAGGTCGCGATTTCAATGAAACATCCAGTGCTTCTACTCCACAAATTCGTGCTCTTGATGGAATTAACCCTGAAGAAAGTGGCTTTGACGATGCTCGCCGTTTCGGTGTGACTACGGTTCAAATTATGCCTGGAAGTGCCAATGTAATCGGTGGCGAAATGCTTGTGTTGAAGACGGTTGGGCATATTGTGGACGAGATGGTGGTGCGTGAACCATCTGGTTTGAAGGCGGCACTTGGTGAAAATCCGAAGCGCGTTCACGGACCTAAAGGGCGACTTGCGGTAACTCGTATGGGTGTTGCGGCTGAGATGCGTGAGAAGTTTATTAAAGCGCAGAATTATATGAAGAAGTTGGAGAAGAATGAAGATACTGAGCGTGATCTAGGATTGGAAAATATCGTGAAGGTGTTAAAGCGTGAGATTCCTTTACGTGTGCATGCTCACCGTGCGGATGATATCTTGACGATTCTTCGATTGAAAAAGGAGTTTGGTTTTGATTTAACGATTGAGCATTGTACTGAGGGGCATCACATTGCGGATTACATTGCTAAGTTTGAAGATGTACGTGTGTCTGTTGGGCCTACGATGTCTAGTCGTTCGAAGGTGGAACTTGCGGATAAGGGCTGGCATACGCTGGGTGCATTGGCTGCTGCTGGAGTTCCGTTCTCTATTACGACGGACCACCCAGTTGTGGGAATCGAGCACTTGATGACTAGTGTGATTTTGGCTGTGAAGAATGGAATCAGTGAGGACTTGGCGTTACAGGCGGTTACGTTGAATGCTGCTCGTCATTTAGGGATTGAAGACCGCGTTGGTACGATTGAGGTTGGGAAGGATGCGGACTTTGCGATTTGGAATGGCGATCCGTTTGATTTGCGGAATCGTGTTGTGAAGACTTTTGTTAATGGCGCTGAGGTTTATGCGGAGTATTAA
- a CDS encoding nuclease-related domain-containing protein, whose protein sequence is MFILPREKPIQMSIIEALTRRLPKNHPLHPSLQKEYNQRKKGLVGEENVDYYLSYLPESQFHIFRGIRLIVDHKPFQIDTLLISRNLILLIEVKNRKGSLYFDDVYNQLIWSDEEKREVLEDPLQQVKRQSRQLIKWLQEKRQPNIPIEYLVVMGDSGTFIDPKSGPLYQKYILHAYSLEEKIDEIMQHYKKPLISNDALHRLSTKLLKHHNPLIIDPQKTYKYDPKDLIKGIQCEKCKRFGMGRTNRKWTCPFCGATSFDAHKAAIQDYFLLIKREISNKECRDFLKISSIKTAYTILNSMKLSYKGKYKNRIYFNQLRTGK, encoded by the coding sequence ATGTTCATATTACCAAGAGAAAAACCAATTCAAATGTCTATAATTGAGGCACTGACAAGGAGACTTCCCAAAAATCATCCCCTTCACCCCTCGTTACAAAAAGAATACAATCAAAGAAAAAAAGGACTTGTTGGTGAAGAAAACGTAGATTATTACCTCAGTTACCTCCCTGAGTCGCAATTCCACATCTTCCGCGGAATCCGATTGATTGTGGACCACAAACCCTTCCAAATTGACACCTTACTCATTTCCCGAAACTTAATCCTGTTAATTGAAGTTAAAAATCGAAAAGGCAGTCTGTATTTTGATGATGTTTATAATCAATTGATTTGGTCCGATGAGGAGAAAAGGGAAGTGTTAGAGGACCCACTGCAGCAAGTTAAACGACAAAGCCGGCAGTTAATAAAATGGCTTCAAGAAAAAAGGCAACCTAACATCCCAATTGAGTATCTAGTTGTAATGGGGGATTCGGGTACGTTCATCGATCCTAAATCGGGTCCGTTGTATCAAAAGTACATTCTACATGCGTATTCTCTTGAGGAGAAAATAGACGAAATCATGCAACATTACAAAAAGCCACTTATTTCAAATGATGCTCTTCATCGACTGTCTACGAAATTATTAAAGCACCATAATCCTCTTATTATTGACCCACAAAAAACATATAAATATGACCCCAAGGACCTCATTAAAGGAATCCAGTGTGAAAAATGTAAAAGATTTGGAATGGGTAGGACTAATAGGAAATGGACCTGTCCATTTTGTGGCGCAACTTCTTTTGATGCACATAAAGCTGCAATCCAAGATTACTTTCTACTTATAAAAAGAGAGATATCCAATAAGGAATGTAGAGATTTTTTAAAGATTAGCTCTATAAAAACAGCTTATACTATATTAAATTCTATGAAACTCTCGTATAAGGGGAAATATAAAAACAGAATTTACTTTAACCAATTAAGGACCGGAAAGTAA
- a CDS encoding S-layer homology domain-containing protein, translating to MKFFKKSLYSFIAILLFLSTAVTAAATEETTKAEAITYVALGDSIAAGVTPYNELGLGYADFVKQELESRGKVVEFHKEFAVPGYNTTQVLADLSKPELQAALAEAELVTISAGANDLLKIAKIDAEAGTVSFDLEEATAALTTTGENIAKIVGTIKTINPAAEVYVSDYVFPFPYLEGQALETVALMFEQMNSTIHMAGELAGGKTFSVTSLIGFDSAAYMPNPQNVHPNEDGYKKMTEAFFTAYDGKVVYEDISGHWAEEAIQHLVDLELMTGATDTEFLPNQVITRAEAASYLYGMIPMTKNIPADPGFKDVPQDHPNYMAIAKLVEAGVFSKAANFNPDAPLTRAQLAIVIAKAFQVQPGEKLVSFTDVKAGYWAELYIQSLASNGYVSGYTNGSFGVNDGTTRAQFAAVVYRVFLDVKVELMAAS from the coding sequence ATGAAGTTTTTCAAAAAGAGTTTGTACAGCTTCATTGCAATCTTGTTATTTTTAAGTACAGCTGTAACAGCTGCCGCAACTGAAGAAACAACTAAAGCGGAGGCGATTACGTATGTCGCTTTAGGGGATTCCATAGCAGCTGGGGTTACACCTTACAACGAATTAGGTCTGGGATACGCAGACTTTGTAAAACAAGAGCTAGAAAGTAGAGGGAAGGTTGTCGAGTTCCATAAAGAATTCGCGGTTCCTGGATACAATACAACTCAAGTTTTAGCAGATTTAAGTAAGCCTGAATTGCAAGCGGCTCTAGCAGAAGCAGAACTCGTTACCATCTCTGCAGGAGCAAACGACTTGTTAAAAATTGCAAAAATCGATGCGGAAGCAGGTACTGTTTCCTTTGACTTGGAAGAAGCAACAGCAGCACTAACAACGACAGGGGAAAACATCGCAAAAATCGTTGGGACGATTAAAACGATCAACCCTGCTGCAGAGGTCTATGTCTCTGACTATGTGTTTCCATTCCCTTATTTAGAAGGGCAGGCACTTGAAACGGTAGCACTCATGTTTGAGCAAATGAATTCTACTATCCATATGGCAGGCGAGTTAGCGGGTGGAAAAACCTTCTCCGTTACAAGTTTAATAGGTTTTGATTCAGCGGCATACATGCCAAACCCTCAAAATGTGCACCCGAACGAAGACGGCTACAAGAAAATGACAGAAGCCTTCTTTACAGCGTATGACGGTAAAGTGGTATATGAAGATATCTCTGGCCACTGGGCAGAAGAAGCAATCCAACACTTGGTTGATCTGGAGTTAATGACTGGTGCAACAGACACAGAATTCCTGCCAAACCAAGTCATCACAAGAGCGGAAGCAGCATCCTATCTATATGGAATGATTCCAATGACGAAAAATATTCCGGCAGATCCCGGTTTCAAAGATGTTCCGCAAGACCATCCAAACTATATGGCTATCGCCAAACTAGTGGAAGCGGGAGTTTTCAGTAAAGCAGCAAACTTCAACCCGGATGCGCCACTAACAAGAGCACAGCTGGCTATAGTTATTGCGAAAGCATTCCAGGTACAACCAGGTGAAAAACTGGTTAGTTTTACTGATGTAAAAGCCGGTTACTGGGCGGAGTTGTACATCCAGAGTTTAGCTTCTAACGGGTATGTGAGTGGATATACGAATGGAAGTTTTGGTGTGAATGATGGTACTACCAGAGCGCAGTTTGCGGCGGTGGTGTATCGTGTTTTCTTGGATGTAAAAGTGGAGTTAATGGCGGCTAGTTAA
- a CDS encoding AbrB family transcriptional regulator: MPIKPFLTTSAIAILAGFILDTVGMFLPWLLGPLFGLLLFKSYYKGPLYWPTFLRNIGLVVLGVQLGSSFTKDAATLMVTQLPIMLLSTVFVIGFSIGTSYLLKKWTNISYSTALLGSFPGGLSQMVILSEEMKDADEAVVAFMQTIRIMMVITVVPFLVLHVVVKESQVAPVAAAADSFLLPQIDTTALLWMLIAMPLLIWGASKIKMPIPYLLVPILFVSTLNVIGYPQPILPPSWIDGAQLLFGAHLGVRMKINKEQFTLKMLSIVFVSNLCLIAFCILLAEGLYAIFKLPFNDMFLSTAPGGVAEMAVTALAVNADVATVTSFHLFRIFTILLVVTPFMKWWMVDRKLHKKKSLKAS, from the coding sequence ATGCCAATCAAACCGTTTCTTACAACAAGTGCCATTGCCATACTAGCAGGTTTTATTCTAGACACCGTGGGGATGTTTCTCCCGTGGTTGTTAGGGCCTCTTTTCGGACTGTTACTATTCAAATCCTATTATAAAGGGCCTTTATACTGGCCGACTTTTTTGCGAAACATTGGACTCGTTGTACTGGGTGTGCAGTTGGGAAGTTCTTTTACAAAAGATGCTGCCACCTTAATGGTGACACAGTTGCCCATTATGCTTTTATCCACTGTGTTCGTCATTGGTTTTTCCATTGGAACCTCTTATTTGTTAAAAAAATGGACCAACATAAGCTACAGTACGGCACTGTTAGGGAGCTTCCCTGGTGGGTTGTCTCAAATGGTTATTCTTAGTGAAGAAATGAAGGATGCCGACGAGGCTGTGGTCGCTTTCATGCAAACGATTCGTATCATGATGGTGATTACAGTCGTTCCATTTTTGGTTCTTCATGTCGTAGTAAAAGAAAGTCAGGTTGCACCGGTGGCAGCCGCAGCAGATTCATTCCTACTACCACAGATTGATACAACTGCATTACTGTGGATGCTGATTGCAATGCCACTTCTCATCTGGGGTGCAAGTAAAATCAAAATGCCCATTCCCTATTTATTAGTGCCGATTTTATTTGTCAGTACACTGAATGTAATAGGCTATCCCCAGCCAATCCTGCCACCAAGCTGGATTGATGGTGCCCAACTTTTATTCGGAGCTCATTTAGGGGTGAGAATGAAAATAAACAAAGAACAATTCACTCTGAAAATGCTCTCCATCGTTTTTGTCTCAAACCTGTGTCTCATCGCCTTTTGTATTTTACTGGCAGAAGGATTATATGCCATTTTCAAATTACCATTTAATGATATGTTCCTAAGTACGGCTCCTGGTGGGGTCGCTGAAATGGCCGTTACAGCACTAGCCGTCAATGCAGATGTTGCAACGGTAACCAGTTTTCATTTATTCCGGATCTTTACGATTCTTCTCGTGGTGACACCGTTTATGAAATGGTGGATGGTGGACCGGAAATTGCATAAAAAGAAGTCATTAAAGGCAAGTTAA